A section of the Salmo salar chromosome ssa05, Ssal_v3.1, whole genome shotgun sequence genome encodes:
- the LOC106605504 gene encoding uncharacterized protein — MAFWHLIERAAETKLKRVTSINPSETSVTRRKPTLPSIDEFFLFMTHLSLGLKQKDLAHRFSIHQSTVSRIIISWANFLYCLLGSARIWIPKETIKTHLPPEFKDYPYTQVVIDCTELRCQTPSSLLLQSEVFSSYKSHCTFKGMLGMSPHGAFTFVSLLYAGSVSDKEIFKQSGIISLLTPDMTIMVDKGFLVDDIVLCKVYRPAFLSRRTQMPAHEVRETQSIARLRVHVERMIRRVKEHKLFDTVIPLTISGSINQLFAVACLLVNYQNGPLVRAWAKPV, encoded by the exons ATGGCCTTCTGGCACTTGATTGAGCGGGCAGCAGAGACCAAGTTAAAAAGAGTCACAAGCATCAATCCATCTGAAACAAGTGTTACTCGAAGAAAACCG ACACTGCCATCAATCGACGAGTTCTTCTTGTTTATGACTCATCTGTCGCTGGGTCTGAAGCAGAAGGATTTAGCCCATCGGTTCAGCATCCACCAATCGACAGTGAGCCGGATTATCATCTCTTGGGCCAACTTCCTCTACTGTCTGCTTGGATCAGCACGGATATGGATCCCCAAGGAAACCATCAAAACCCACCTGCCACCTGAGTTCAAGGACTATCCATACACCCAGGTAGTGATCGACTGCACTGAACTCCGCTGCCAGACACCATCTTCACTACTACTACAGAGTGAGGTGTTTTCTTCCTACAAGTCACACTGTACCTTTAAGGGCATGTTGGGAATGTCACCACATGGAGCCTTCACTTTTGTGTCATTGTTGTATGCTGGATCTGTGAGTGACAAGGAGATCTTCAAGCAGTCTGGAATTATTTCCTTACTCACCCCTGACATGACCATTATGGTGGATAAGGGCTTTCTTGTAGATGACATTGTTCTGTGCAAGGTGTACCGGCCAGCCTTTCTGTCAAGACGCACACAGATGCCAGCGCATGAGGTTAGGGAGACCCAATCCATTGCCAGGCTGAGAGTGCATGTTGAAAGAATGATCCGCAGAGTAAAGGAGCACAAGCTGTTTGACACAGTCATCCCCCTGACCATCTCAGGCAGCATCAACCAATTATTTGCAGTGGCGTGCCTGTTGGTCAACTATCAAAATGGACCTTTGGTCAGAGCATGGGCCAAGCCAGTGTAA